AAATAGCCAACttgagaaatggaaaaaattctGTGGGGGGAGGAAAAAGGATTGTTACTATTATGAATTCATGTCAAGGGTCAAGTTGAACTTAAAGGGTGTTAATTGTAGTAGTATTGAGTCTCAATGCAAGGTGATTTTTCTGCAGCATTATTGTTGCTACATCACCGCTTCATACAGAATAATTTCTGACAAAACTATGGGTATTTAAGATAGTTCAGTTAAGAACAAGATCCTCTGTACACATTGATGGACATGCACATAGCTTAGTAAGCTGAGCAATAAATATTGCCTATAGCTTTGGTTTCTTAAAGTATACAGGTACTTTTGTGTTTCGAGAACCACCTCTATACGGCGTGGCACAAGTTAACAATAGTCCACATCTGACAATAGAGTGATATTCCTAAAACACTGATTGAACCTAGAGTGGTTAAGAACTAGAATAACATAGAAATCATTATACTACAACCTGTATTTGAGAGATCAGGAAAACAGAGCACTAAGAAAATACTTTAACAATCAATGTCATGTGGCTCACTTTTTTCAATTCTGGGTCTCTAACCCAGCTGTCACAATTCCTACTCTTACTGGCATGAAAATTCAGTGATTTTCCATTGACTAAAATAGTTCTCAGACTGTGCTCCCATGGAACCACTGGTGTTTTCATAATCAAATTCtagttatttatttagagacagggtctcattctgttggccaagctggagtgcagaagcctgatcttggctcactgcagccttgacatcccaggctcaagtgatccttgcatCTCGGCCTCTTGGACAGctaagaccacaggcatgtgccaccacatgctgctaatttgtagagacaaggtctcactatattgtccaggctggtctccaactccggggctcaagcaatcctcctgcctcagcctcccaaagtgagccactgtgcccagccagatacAGGTTATTTTAACACTGATATTGAATATGatgattatttcaaaattggCAGAAAAAAATAGCTAGTGGAAGGACAaatttttttagttctttgtcttctcatatgtttcttttaaagttttggtGTTTGCTGCCACTTGTTGGCTATAGACAGCAGGTGACAAATACTGAGAAACCATGAATTGCTACCTCCAAGTTTATCAGCTTGTATTTCCTTTAAGAATTCATACAGTTATTGTTGTGAGTTGTATATTACATACCTTTTGGTACTCCTGTTTTTTTGTTATACATTCAGAAACATTTAGTCACAGCCTAAGATATGGTGAGCAGTTGTGCTCATTTGGGGGCTATAAAGAAtaagattccattccttcccgCAAATAACTTAGAGTTTAAATTGGAAATTGGAACAAAAAGGAGTTGATGGTGATCAGTTCTTCTTGGGTATGAGAGACAGGAAAGACTTCATAGAAGAGGTGATATTTACACTGTTTTAAAAGATGAGACAAGCATTCATTGGGCCAGTGGGAAAGGCCCTCCTAATTAGGGAGAACTTTGTGAAGAAAGCAGCAGGGGCATCAAAAGGCCTGGCAAGTTGTTCATTGTGGCTACTGTGTGTTGGGTGAATGGGGCCATGATGGAAGATGGAGCCAGAGAGGCATCAGGGAACAGTTCCAGAGTGGCTTGCTTTCTGAAAAGAGGAACTTTGAACTTTGTTCCCTAGGCAGGGTGGAAACCATTAACAGTTTTTAAGCAAAATAACAACAGGATAACTGGTTctgtggattttttgtttttacaaaaaaactCCGTAGTAAAGAAGGATAGAGTGTTTGAAGCTGTAAGTCTGGAGTAGGGAAACCAGTTGGAAGATTAATGTTTAAGAATGCAGGCAAGAATTGTGGGCCTGAAGTGACTAACGCTATAGAAATAGAGATGGACAGGAAGAAGTCCATCTCTAAAGAAACTTGGTGATGATTGGATTGAGGAGAAGAAGGAATTGAGATAACCTGGTTTCTGGCTTGTGTGAGTAGGTGGACAGGTAAGATTCACCATGATAAGGAATAAAGAAATAATCTGATGTGGAAGGACAGTGGTGAGTTACATGTGGATAGGTTGCTTTAAGAACCATCCGGTAGGCTATTGGATATATTGGGCTGCAGATAAAACTTGGAGAGTCATCAGCATATAATTATTAGTTAAAACTATGGGGTGATGAGGTTGTCCAAAGAGATCGTTTATAGTAGGAATTCTCTAAACCTGGAATCTAAATATCCTGAAATTACCCAAAATGTTTTATATGTGGTTTTTTTAGAGAAAGGTCCAttgctttcatcagattctccaaagggATAAACAGGTTCCTGTGAAAAGGGATGCCAGACAGGGTCCTGCGTGTCTCCATCGTGTAAGTGGTGGGCAGGGGAAGCAGTCTCAGCAAGGAAAATACAGAGGAGCAAGAAGGAAGTCTTGAGAAATGGTTAGGTGCTGGCTGCTGCCTTAGAGAGGTCAAATAAGAGGAGGGCTGAAGAGTCCGTGGGTTTGGCAATTAATAGATTTGTAAAATTGTTCCTAACAAGATGGAGTTAAATGTACTTCATGAAGCTCCCCTAGAGGCACCATGGTTTCTGAGAACTTTAAGAACCACTGGCCTACAATAAAGTTCAAGTGTCTCAGCCAAGTGAGTGTTATGGTTGTCTAAAATTTGTTCTTGCCTTACCATTACAAATTTTAGCTTGTTTCAACATTCCGAACCTTAAAGCTAGACAGATCCATCTCTTCACTATTTTTTAGATACTTCATGCATATCTTAGCTCCCAGCTTTTGCCCATGTTTTTCATCCTGCCATGTTCCCTACTCAATCACTGCTCTCACTCCTTCAGAGTGTAGTGTGTACTGCTTTCTGTCTTCCCTTTTCTCATTGTCTGAGCTGTATTGATTTCCCTCTATATTCTGGTGATAATGCCTTAGGTTGCTACTTATTTCACATTACTGCTGCCTCTTCCCTATGAGATTTTACTCCTAAAGGCTAGTAATATATTTCCCCATACCCCCTAGTGACCAAACGTTCATATACTTATTATAGATCCTAAAATATTTGAATGACTTTAACTGACACCGAAGATAGTTGggggaaatgtcttttttttttttttttttggagacagagtcttgcgctgtcactcggactgggctggagtgcagtggcttgatctcagctcactgcaacctctgcttcccaggttcaagcaattctcctgcctcagcctcccaagtagctgggattacaggtgcctgcccaccaccatgcctagctaattttttgtatttttagtagagatggggtttcaccatgttggccaggctgttctcgaactcctgacctcgtgattcacccgccttggccgggaaatgtctttaagaaaaaattcaTATGATGTATTCCAAATTACATAGGAGTAATTTATGGATCATTTTTGCCACTGGGATTCCATTTCTATAGGTAATCAAGAGTTGATTACATATCAGAATAAGATATTGATATAATAAGCTTATGAACTTTTTGGCCTTTAGTTGGCATTTTAGCTTATTGAATTTGTTTCTTAAAGTGGTTTTctgtgtaaaattatttttcaaagtggaAATATcttttttggattttaaaaataaaatatgcttataaaataaaagtcaagtcTACCAAGTTGAAACAAAATCTTACTAATATTTCTATGCTAGTCTGCTATAAGCATTCATGTTTTATAAGCATATTTACTGTTCATAAATTCAAGTAGGTACCAATGTGATTAGCATATAAAACTTGGTCATTTCAAATGCAAGTGATTCATCTAAGATTAAATACAATTAATTATTTGGGAAATAACTTCAGTGGCGGATGTTTTTAGTGTTCCTGGATGATTTAACCATTGACTTAAAGCcaccatttctatttctttgattgTTTGCTGGGAACATTTGGCATAACCCAGGGCTATGGTAGGAAAAACTgtagccaaaaaaaagaaaaaggaccagGATTGCATTGCTTTATTCCAGcatctgaaaaatttaaaatgtttagaattaAGGGGAGTAGAAAAGTTAGATGCTGCCAATTGGATCTCGTATCTGCTAAAGTGTGAACAGATACCCACTAACAGCAGTCCTGAATTGTAGCGGTCACCTGAAAGGAAGAAATCCTTAGGCTTTAGTGGGGCTCAATTTGACAAATACTAAAATGTACAtctacgctttttttttttttcctggaaccaCAATATATATTTCCACAGAATTACAGTTCTTGTGCATATCTGCACACCATGTAATCACattttttaagagaagaaaacTTTTGaccaattttcaaaagaaagcaaaGTTTTTAATTCACAAGGATTACTGCTTGTTGAATAGAatataatgaaacaaaacatTAAGATGCAGATAGTGGGGATAAAATAAGCCCACTCCTGGGTGGGCACCTGGTTCCTGCACAGCTACCTCATGGTGTCCCTCAGCCCAATTTGTGCCTCAGCAACATGGCAGAAATCACATGGCTTAGACCTTTCGTCATTAATGCATTTTGACTGTTAAAACAACTGTCATAGACATCTGTACTTTGTAataaaaactttcttaaaattttcagGGAAAAGCAGTTATCTCAATTAACAAGATTTTTCAGTATCTATGACTTAAAATGATAATGTTACTGTCCAATGCAGTTTAAtcacctttttattttagaagacaTTTTGTGATCTAATGTTACCCCTTGGGCATGTGGCTATATAttattccagaagaaaaaaaaaattactgagactTTACTTCAAAATTTGTTAGACACACTTAACtgtgttttttatcttttattttttactttttttttttttttttttgacatggagtctcgctcttttgcccagactggagtgcagtggcacagtcttggctcactgcagcctcctcctcctggggtcaggcaattctcctgcctcagcctcccaagtagctgggattacaggtgcctgccaccacacccggctaattttttgtatttttagtagacaaggtttctccatgttggccaggctggtcttgaactcctggccccaagtgattcacccacctctgcctcccaaagtgctgggattacaggcgtgagccactgcgcccagcctgaactgcctttttaaaaagaaacttaaacatGGCATTGCCTTACTTTAAGGGAGGAAAACATAGTCATTGAAGTGAAAAGATACCATGGTGCCTTGTTGCCAAGGCATCGTGGCCAACAACAGTCTGAGGGATAAATTAGAATAGTTGCTCTTAGGTGGCTTGAGTGCCTGCTACCTAATCCAGTCATGGGTGAGTCTAAATAAAATCAGCATTCTCTAGAAGAGAGCTGTCCAATAGAAATGTAATGCAAGCTGCAGATGCCATTCAACATCTACTAACCACATtgaacaaagtaaaaagaaacagctgAAATTGCTTTCAAGAATATATTTGATccagtatatccaaaatattatttcaacctgtaatcaagattttttttaagttagagatacttagtgttcttttttttgtataataCAAAGTCTTcaaaattcagtttttttttttttttttttttgctttttttgtttgtttgtttgttttgtttgtttgagactgagtctcgcactctgtcgcccaggctggagtgcagtggtgcaatcttggctcactgcaaactctgcctcccaggttcaagcgattcttgtgcctcaccctcccctactactgggattacaggcgtgcaccaccacacccagctaatttttgtgtttttagtaaagatggggttttcccatgttgcccaggctggtctcgaactcctgggctcaagtgatccacccaccttggtctcccaaagtgctgggattacaggcatgagccaccgtgcccagcctcagtgtGTATTATATTTTAAGCATATCTCAATTCAGATTGGCCACATTTCAAGTTTTCAGTAGCTATATGTGGCTAGTAATAACTGTATTGGACAGTTCATCCCTAGAACATCTAGAGAATGTGTGCCCATGATGTTGAGAAATGAGTTCCCTCGTGTCTAGTGTATGATATTAAGTTACGGACGTTAAGAATGCCTGAATCTGTTGCTGGCCAAGTAAGCCACTAACCTAGGTCATAAAGAGTTAGCTTTGGGACGATCTATTTCCATGATCAAAATAAATACGTCTGGGTTTAACCTGAATCACCATTTAGTAACATAGTCATCAGTTTCAGTACCTTTGTCTTTTTCCAGGTAAAACTCTTTAGCCTCTTATCAAACATGTTATGCCACATCTAAATtccatattttatgtaatataaggaaaaatagttttatttgtatGATTTATACTTCATGTGTTAGGAACCTGTGACTACATGTTCTGAACCGTTAGTAAGAAAAATGGTAATGGATACCTTACTCTTcaagatttttaattatttttggtaaAACTGGGAAATAGCCatctgatttgcattttattttcttttgtattttaaggaTATGGAATATTatcttgtaaaatggaaaggatGGCCAGATTCTACAAATACTTGGGAACCTTTGCAAAATCTGAAGTGCCCGTTACTGCTTCAGCAATTCTCTAATGACAAGCATAATTATTTATCTCAGGTAAAGAAAGGCAAAGCAATAACTCCAAAAGACAATAACAAAACTTTGAAACCTGCCATTGCTGAGTACATTGTGAAGAAGGCTAAACAAAGGATAGCTCTGCAGAGATGGCAAGATGAActcaacagaagaaagaatcataAAGGAATGATATTTGTTGAAAATAGTGTTGATTTAGAGGGCCCACCTTCAGACTTCTATTACATTAATGAATACAAACCAGCTCCTGGAATCAGCTTAGTCAATGAAGCTACCTTTGGTTGTTCATGCACAGATTGCTTCTTTCAAAAATGTTGTCCTGCTGAAGCTGGAGTTCTTTTGGCTTATAATAAAAACCAACAAATTAAAATCCCACCTGGTACTCCCATCTATGAATGCAACTCAAGGTGTCAATGTGGACCTGATTGTCCCAATAGGATTGTACAAAAAGGCACACAGTATTCGCTTTGCATCTTTCGAACTAGCAATGGACGTGGCTGGGGTGTAAAGACccttgtgaagattaaaagaaTGAGTTTTGTTATGGAATATGTTGGAGAGGTATGTTTCGTTTGCCACGTAGTAAATGATGGATATGTAAGGTTTATACTTTTGGAAAATTACCTTTTTATCTCTTTAACAGATACTTGGTACATTTTGATATTTTCGTTTTCAGATATGTAGAAATTTATTCAGATTTAGGAGAAGAGTTCACTggcatatttagaaataaaaaacttttatatgaacaaaaaatatatgttaaaacaaATTGATATAGTCATCTTTCAACAAATACACATTCCTACTAGTCAAACCTAGgatttgtaaaatttaaaatatgacaacTATTTTTACCCAAAAGTCCTAAGAAGAAACTCAGATGTAACACATGCTGCTTTGAAACTTGAAAGTTTTAATTTACTTCATCTATTTGACCAAATATGATTAAATGTAGTTGGCAGAACTCTATTTTGGATCAACATGAAAGATACTATATTTATGAGTATtgtaaaatatacacaagcaTTTATTGCATCCATAAGAAAATTAGGTTCTGTGCATCTGTAACTTACTTTTGAACTGTGAAGACCATTCTCAAAACTACTATACAAATACTAGCAAATTCATTTGTATACAAatcatatatctatgtatatatatatataaatgtaaaaagtaTTTGCCGTGTGTCACATACTATTCTAAGCACTTGATGTATTAATTCACTAATCCTCTCCAAAACTCAGTGAGGTagtactatttctttttcttttctttttttttttttttgagaagtagtACTGTTATGTCCATTATTATAGAGAAATTGAgcaccttgcccaaggtcacacaggtcaTAAGGTAATAAGAACCAAGATTCAAAGCTCTAAAATCAGTAGTCTTCACCATGGCACCACACTGCTTCAAACTGAAGGGTAGGTTGAGCTGTGACTAGAAAGACACAAGCATGGCTACATATCTGGAGTTGTCAACTCTGGATTTTTTAGTTGGAATTGGGTCACCTATAACTATCTGTATTCATCTATAATTCTGAAACTAACTTAGATGTCTGTTTTGATTCTTTTAGACGGTGGtagattattataaattattcagtataCAAGATCTTGTATGATCAAATTACTCTTTTTGTTAACCAAAATTTTTTTGAGTTGCCTTCTTAATGAGTGCAGCAGCCAAATTTGGTTGGTAACATAAAGTACTTTAGACACTTTGGGTTTCTTAAGCTGAGCGTGTCATAAAACTGTGTTCTTAAGAGCAGAACTGTAGATGACGATCTTAGACTTACAGAATTGCATGAAAAtaacatattctacaaaaacaaaaccttccattccaaagTTAACATAGCTTCTcccctgtatttttaacaattttccATTTGTAACTGCATATATATAAGTTACAGGAAAAATGTGCCTGGATCATATTTAGAGCATGTACTTGCAGATTTAGTCCTTAACATTCAGTTGTGTCCTGTAGAGAGCTATAGATGTATAGCCTTTTGAACATCCTAATTATAATGAAAGTAATGCAGTGTTTCAACTTACTGCTCAAATCctgtttaaaaagtcataaatcaACCAAGTAcagttaatcccagcacttggggaggtcaaggctggaggctcacttgagcccaggagttccagaccagtgtgggcaacatagtgagaccccacatctctacaaaaactaaatcattagctgggcgtggcagtatGCACCTGTgatccagctattcaggaggctgaggcaggaagatcgcttgatcccaggagttaaAGGATGCAGGGAGTCATGATGGCACCACCGCatcatgacagag
The Pongo abelii isolate AG06213 chromosome 8, NHGRI_mPonAbe1-v2.0_pri, whole genome shotgun sequence genome window above contains:
- the SUV39H2 gene encoding histone-lysine N-methyltransferase SUV39H2 isoform X2, producing the protein MEYYLVKWKGWPDSTNTWEPLQNLKCPLLLQQFSNDKHNYLSQVKKGKAITPKDNNKTLKPAIAEYIVKKAKQRIALQRWQDELNRRKNHKGMIFVENSVDLEGPPSDFYYINEYKPAPGISLVNEATFGCSCTDCFFQKCCPAEAGVLLAYNKNQQIKIPPGTPIYECNSRCQCGPDCPNRIVQKGTQYSLCIFRTSNGRGWGVKTLVKIKRMSFVMEYVGEVITSEEAERRGQFYDNKGITYLFDLDYESDEFTVDAARYGNVSHFVNHSCDPNLQVFNVFIDNLDTRLPRIALFSTRTINAGEELTFDYQMKGSGDISSDSIDHSPAKKRVRTVCKCGAVTCRGYLN
- the SUV39H2 gene encoding histone-lysine N-methyltransferase SUV39H2 isoform X1, giving the protein MAAVGAEARGAWCVPCLVSLDTLQELCRKEKLTCKSIGITKRNLNNYEVEYLCDYKVVKDMEYYLVKWKGWPDSTNTWEPLQNLKCPLLLQQFSNDKHNYLSQVKKGKAITPKDNNKTLKPAIAEYIVKKAKQRIALQRWQDELNRRKNHKGMIFVENSVDLEGPPSDFYYINEYKPAPGISLVNEATFGCSCTDCFFQKCCPAEAGVLLAYNKNQQIKIPPGTPIYECNSRCQCGPDCPNRIVQKGTQYSLCIFRTSNGRGWGVKTLVKIKRMSFVMEYVGEVITSEEAERRGQFYDNKGITYLFDLDYESDEFTVDAARYGNVSHFVNHSCDPNLQVFNVFIDNLDTRLPRIALFSTRTINAGEELTFDYQMKGSGDISSDSIDHSPAKKRVRTVCKCGAVTCRGYLN